The proteins below come from a single Burkholderia humptydooensis genomic window:
- a CDS encoding MFS transporter, with translation MSLVQFRVFALFAIGYFVSYVFRGVNLGFAPLITRDLGLSAADLGLLTSLYFLGFACAQIPAGVLLDRYGPRRVSAALLLVAAAGAWVFGAAHDIGAMMVGRLLIGVGVSVCLGGAFKALAQHFPVARLPLLNGFVMAVGGLGGVAVGSPLEWLLGFAGWRAVCAGLGAFTAAVAAALWAFAPDAQAGRHDASVAEQFAGTWRIVTNRTFWKIASFSVATQGVFYAMQSLWVGAYLRDVSGFAPRDAAALVSVLGFAMMAGCVGFGAAARGLERRGVSLYAFCGLGMALFVATQLAIMLRAPLPATVLWAAYGVFGGVGILSYAALAEYFPVHLIGRANTTLTLVIFALIFGFQVGVGAVLSHWPTQAGHYPAAAHLSAWGALVALQIASAVWYVLPDRALDRPAARIG, from the coding sequence ATGTCCCTCGTGCAATTTCGCGTGTTCGCGCTGTTCGCGATCGGCTACTTCGTTTCGTATGTCTTTCGTGGCGTGAATCTCGGCTTCGCGCCGCTCATCACGCGCGACCTCGGTCTGTCCGCCGCCGATCTCGGGCTGCTGACGAGTCTCTATTTCCTCGGCTTCGCCTGCGCGCAGATTCCGGCCGGCGTGCTGCTCGACCGCTACGGCCCGCGCCGCGTGAGCGCCGCGTTGCTGCTCGTCGCGGCGGCGGGCGCATGGGTGTTCGGCGCCGCGCACGACATCGGCGCGATGATGGTGGGGCGGCTGTTGATCGGCGTCGGCGTGTCGGTGTGCCTCGGCGGTGCGTTCAAGGCGCTCGCGCAGCATTTCCCGGTCGCCAGGCTGCCGCTTCTGAACGGCTTCGTGATGGCGGTGGGCGGCCTGGGCGGCGTCGCGGTCGGCTCGCCGCTCGAATGGCTGCTCGGCTTCGCCGGCTGGCGCGCGGTGTGCGCGGGGCTCGGCGCGTTCACGGCGGCGGTCGCGGCCGCGTTGTGGGCGTTCGCCCCTGACGCGCAGGCAGGCCGCCACGACGCGAGCGTCGCCGAGCAATTCGCGGGCACCTGGCGGATCGTCACGAACCGGACCTTCTGGAAGATCGCTTCGTTCTCGGTCGCCACGCAGGGCGTGTTCTACGCGATGCAGTCGCTGTGGGTCGGCGCGTACCTGCGCGATGTGAGCGGCTTCGCGCCGCGCGACGCGGCTGCGCTCGTGTCGGTGCTCGGCTTCGCGATGATGGCGGGCTGCGTCGGCTTCGGCGCGGCGGCGCGCGGGCTCGAGCGGCGCGGCGTATCGCTGTACGCGTTCTGCGGGCTCGGGATGGCGCTTTTCGTCGCGACCCAGCTCGCGATCATGCTGCGCGCGCCGCTGCCCGCCACGGTGCTGTGGGCGGCGTACGGCGTATTCGGAGGCGTCGGCATTCTGAGCTACGCCGCGCTGGCCGAATACTTTCCCGTGCACCTGATCGGTCGCGCGAACACGACGCTCACCCTCGTCATCTTCGCGCTGATCTTCGGCTTTCAGGTCGGCGTGGGCGCGGTGCTGTCGCATTGGCCGACGCAGGCCGGGCATTATCCGGCCGCGGCGCACCTGAGCGCCTGGGGCGCGCTCGTCGCGCTGCAGATCGCGAGCGCGGTCTGGTACGTGCTGCCCGATCGCGCGCTCGACAGGCCGGCAGCGCGAATCGGCTGA
- the carA gene encoding glutamine-hydrolyzing carbamoyl-phosphate synthase small subunit has protein sequence MLPSFSPALLALADGTVFRGYSIGAAGHTIGEVVFNTAITGYQEILTDPSYARQIVTLTYPHIGNVGVNAEDVEATKVHAAGLIVRDLPALASNFRMASTLGDYLRDEGVVAIAGIDTRKLTRILRDKGAQNGCILTGSDDESKALALARSFPGLAGMDLAKVVSTAKPFEWKQSEWRLGSGYGMQETPRYRVVAFDFGVKYNILRMLAERGCHVTVLPAQSSAAEALALNPDGIFLSNGPGDPEPCDYAIAATKEFIERGVPTFGICLGHQIMGLAVGAKTLKMKTGHHGANHPVKDLANGRVVITSQNHGFAVDADSLPANARATHVSLFDGTLQGFELTDKPAFCFQGHPEASPGPHDIGYLFDRFTALMDAAKTRSA, from the coding sequence GTGTTGCCGTCTTTTTCTCCCGCTTTGCTCGCACTCGCCGACGGCACGGTCTTTCGTGGTTATTCGATCGGCGCGGCCGGCCATACGATCGGCGAAGTCGTGTTCAACACCGCGATCACCGGCTATCAGGAAATCCTCACGGATCCGAGCTATGCGCGCCAGATCGTCACGCTGACCTATCCGCACATCGGCAACGTCGGCGTGAACGCCGAGGACGTCGAAGCGACGAAAGTCCATGCCGCCGGCCTCATCGTGCGCGATCTGCCCGCGCTCGCGTCGAACTTCCGGATGGCGAGCACGCTCGGCGATTATCTGCGCGACGAAGGCGTCGTCGCGATCGCGGGCATCGACACCCGCAAGCTGACCCGCATCCTGCGCGACAAGGGCGCGCAGAACGGCTGCATCCTGACGGGCTCCGACGACGAATCGAAGGCGCTCGCGCTCGCGCGCTCGTTCCCGGGGCTCGCGGGGATGGACCTCGCGAAGGTCGTGTCGACGGCGAAGCCGTTCGAGTGGAAGCAGAGCGAGTGGCGCCTCGGCAGCGGCTACGGGATGCAGGAGACGCCGCGCTACCGTGTCGTCGCGTTCGACTTCGGCGTGAAATACAACATCCTGCGCATGCTCGCCGAGCGCGGCTGCCACGTGACCGTGCTGCCGGCGCAATCGAGCGCGGCCGAAGCGCTCGCGCTCAATCCGGACGGCATCTTCCTGTCGAACGGCCCGGGCGATCCGGAACCGTGCGACTACGCGATCGCCGCGACGAAGGAATTCATCGAGCGCGGCGTGCCGACCTTCGGCATCTGCCTCGGCCACCAGATCATGGGCCTCGCGGTCGGCGCGAAGACGCTCAAGATGAAGACGGGCCACCATGGCGCGAACCATCCGGTGAAGGATCTCGCGAACGGCCGCGTCGTGATCACGTCGCAGAACCACGGCTTCGCGGTCGACGCCGATTCGCTGCCCGCGAACGCGCGCGCGACGCACGTCTCGCTGTTCGACGGCACGCTGCAGGGCTTCGAGCTGACCGACAAGCCCGCGTTCTGCTTCCAGGGCCACCCGGAAGCATCGCCCGGCCCGCACGACATCGGCTATCTGTTCGACCGCTTCACCGCGCTGATGGACGCGGCGAAGACACGCAGCGCCTGA
- the carB gene encoding carbamoyl-phosphate synthase large subunit, whose amino-acid sequence MPKRTDINSILIIGAGPIIIGQACEFDYSGAQACKALREEGYKVILVNSNPATIMTDPNTADVTYIEPITWEVVERIIAKERPDAILPTMGGQTALNCALDLFHHGVLDKYGVELIGASPEAIDKAEDRQKFKDAMTKIGLGSAKSGIAHSMEEANKVHGEIMAATGGSGYPVVIRPSFTLGGSGGGIAYNREEFEEICKRGLDLSPTRELLIEESLLGWKEYEMEVVRDRADNCIIICSIENLDPMGVHTGDSITVAPAQTLTDKEYQILRNASLAVLREIGVDTGGSNVQFSINPKDGRMVVIEMNPRVSRSSALASKATGFPIAKVAAKLAVGYTLDELKNEITGGATPASFEPTIDYVVTKIPRFAFEKFREADSRLTTQMKSVGEVMAIGRTFQESFQKALRGLEVGVDGLDEKTTSRDEIIREIGEPGPDRIWYVGDAFRVGMSREQIFEETAIDPWFLAQIEQIVLKEKALAGRTLASLTKDELHYLKQSGFSDRRLAKLLGATPADVRARRLELNVRPVYKRVDTCAAEFATKTAYMYSTYEEECEAQPTDNKKIMVLGGGPNRIGQGIEFDYCCVHAALAMREDGYETIMVNCNPETVSTDYDTSDRLYFEPLTLEDVLEIVDKEKPVGVIVQYGGQTPLKLALDLEAHGVPIIGTSPDMIDAAEDRERFQKLLQDLGLRQPPNRTARAEDEALALADEIGYPLVVRPSYVLGGRAMEIVHEPRDLERYMREAVKVSNDSPVLLDRFLNDAIECDVDCICDGDAVFIGGVMEHIEQAGVHSGDSACSLPPYSLSKETVAELKRQTAAMAKALNVVGLMNVQFAIQQVPQSDGSKEDVIYVLEVNPRASRTVPYVSKATSLPLAKIAARAMVGQTLAQQGVTKEVVPPYFSVKEAVFPFIKFPTVDPVLGPEMRSTGEVMGVGATFGEALFKSQLAAGSRLPESGTVLLTVMDADKPKAVEVAKMLHDLGYPLVATRGTAAAIEAAGVPVKVVNKVKDGRPHIVDMIKNGEIALVFTTVDETRAAIADSRSIRMSAQAHKVTYYTTMSGARAAVEGLRYLKDLEVYDLQGLHARLN is encoded by the coding sequence ATGCCAAAACGCACAGACATCAACAGCATCCTCATCATCGGCGCCGGCCCGATCATCATCGGCCAGGCGTGCGAGTTCGACTACTCGGGCGCGCAGGCATGCAAGGCGTTGCGTGAGGAGGGCTACAAGGTCATCCTCGTCAACAGCAATCCGGCGACGATCATGACCGATCCGAACACGGCGGACGTCACGTATATCGAGCCGATCACGTGGGAAGTCGTCGAGCGCATCATCGCGAAGGAGCGCCCCGACGCGATCCTGCCGACGATGGGCGGCCAGACCGCGCTCAACTGCGCGCTTGACCTGTTCCACCACGGCGTGCTCGACAAGTACGGCGTCGAGCTGATCGGCGCGTCGCCGGAAGCGATCGACAAGGCCGAGGACCGCCAGAAGTTCAAGGACGCGATGACGAAGATCGGCCTCGGTTCCGCGAAGTCCGGCATCGCGCACTCGATGGAAGAGGCGAACAAGGTGCACGGCGAGATCATGGCGGCCACGGGCGGCAGCGGCTACCCGGTCGTGATCCGGCCGTCGTTCACGCTCGGCGGCTCGGGCGGCGGCATCGCGTACAACCGCGAGGAATTCGAGGAGATCTGCAAGCGCGGCCTCGACCTGTCGCCGACGCGCGAACTGCTGATCGAGGAGTCGCTCCTCGGCTGGAAGGAATACGAGATGGAAGTCGTGCGCGACCGCGCCGACAACTGCATCATCATCTGCTCGATCGAGAACCTCGACCCGATGGGCGTGCACACCGGCGACTCGATCACCGTCGCGCCCGCGCAGACGCTCACCGACAAGGAATACCAGATCCTGCGCAACGCATCGCTCGCGGTGCTGCGCGAGATCGGCGTCGACACGGGCGGCTCGAACGTGCAGTTCTCGATCAACCCGAAGGACGGCCGCATGGTCGTCATCGAGATGAATCCGCGCGTGTCGCGTTCGTCGGCGCTCGCGTCGAAGGCGACGGGCTTTCCGATCGCGAAGGTCGCGGCGAAGCTCGCCGTCGGCTACACGCTCGACGAGCTGAAGAACGAGATCACGGGCGGCGCGACGCCGGCGTCGTTCGAGCCGACGATCGACTACGTCGTCACGAAGATTCCGCGCTTCGCGTTCGAGAAGTTCCGCGAGGCCGATTCGCGTCTCACGACGCAGATGAAATCGGTCGGCGAAGTGATGGCGATCGGCCGCACGTTCCAGGAATCGTTCCAGAAGGCGCTGCGCGGCCTCGAAGTCGGCGTCGACGGCCTCGACGAGAAGACGACGAGCCGCGACGAGATCATCCGCGAGATCGGCGAGCCGGGCCCGGACCGGATCTGGTACGTGGGCGACGCGTTCCGCGTCGGCATGTCGCGCGAGCAGATCTTCGAGGAGACCGCGATCGATCCGTGGTTCCTCGCGCAGATCGAGCAGATCGTGCTGAAGGAGAAGGCGCTCGCCGGCCGCACGCTCGCGAGCCTGACGAAGGACGAGCTGCACTATCTGAAGCAAAGCGGCTTTTCCGACCGGCGCCTGGCGAAGCTGCTCGGCGCGACGCCCGCCGACGTGCGCGCGCGCCGCCTCGAGCTGAACGTGCGCCCGGTCTACAAGCGCGTCGACACCTGCGCGGCCGAGTTCGCGACGAAGACCGCCTACATGTACTCGACCTACGAGGAAGAGTGCGAGGCGCAGCCGACCGACAACAAGAAGATCATGGTGCTGGGCGGCGGCCCGAACCGGATCGGCCAGGGCATCGAGTTCGACTACTGCTGCGTGCACGCGGCGCTCGCGATGCGCGAGGACGGCTACGAAACGATCATGGTCAACTGCAACCCGGAAACGGTGTCGACCGACTATGACACGTCCGATCGCCTGTACTTCGAGCCGCTCACGCTCGAGGACGTGCTCGAGATCGTCGACAAGGAAAAGCCGGTTGGCGTGATCGTCCAGTACGGCGGCCAGACGCCGCTGAAGCTCGCGCTCGACCTCGAGGCGCATGGCGTGCCGATCATCGGCACGTCGCCGGACATGATCGACGCGGCCGAAGACCGCGAGCGCTTCCAGAAACTTTTGCAGGACCTCGGCCTGCGCCAGCCGCCGAACCGCACCGCGCGCGCCGAGGACGAAGCGCTCGCGCTCGCCGACGAGATCGGCTACCCGCTCGTCGTGCGTCCGTCATACGTGCTCGGCGGCCGCGCGATGGAGATCGTCCACGAGCCGCGCGACCTCGAGCGCTACATGCGCGAGGCGGTGAAGGTGTCGAACGATTCGCCGGTGCTGCTCGACCGCTTCCTGAACGACGCGATCGAATGCGACGTCGATTGCATCTGCGACGGCGACGCCGTGTTCATCGGCGGCGTGATGGAGCACATCGAGCAGGCGGGCGTCCACTCGGGCGATTCGGCGTGCTCGCTGCCGCCGTACTCGCTGTCGAAGGAAACCGTCGCCGAGCTGAAGCGCCAGACGGCCGCGATGGCGAAGGCGCTGAACGTGGTCGGCCTGATGAACGTGCAGTTCGCGATCCAGCAGGTGCCGCAGTCCGACGGCTCGAAGGAAGACGTCATCTACGTGCTCGAAGTGAACCCGCGCGCGTCGCGCACGGTGCCGTACGTGTCGAAGGCGACGAGCCTGCCGCTCGCGAAGATCGCCGCGCGCGCGATGGTCGGCCAGACGCTCGCGCAGCAGGGCGTGACGAAGGAAGTCGTGCCGCCGTACTTCAGCGTGAAGGAGGCGGTGTTCCCGTTCATCAAGTTCCCGACCGTCGACCCGGTGCTCGGGCCCGAGATGCGCTCGACGGGCGAAGTGATGGGCGTTGGCGCGACGTTCGGCGAAGCGCTCTTCAAGTCGCAGCTCGCGGCGGGCTCGCGTCTGCCGGAGTCGGGCACGGTGCTGCTCACGGTGATGGACGCGGACAAGCCGAAGGCGGTCGAGGTCGCGAAGATGCTGCACGATCTCGGCTATCCGCTCGTCGCGACGCGCGGCACCGCAGCCGCGATCGAGGCGGCGGGCGTGCCGGTGAAGGTCGTCAACAAGGTGAAGGACGGCCGTCCGCACATCGTCGACATGATCAAGAACGGCGAGATCGCGCTCGTGTTCACGACGGTCGATGAAACGCGCGCGGCGATCGCCGATTCGCGTTCGATCCGGATGAGCGCGCAGGCGCACAAGGTCACGTATTACACGACGATGTCGGGCGCGCGCGCGGCGGTGGAGGGGCTTCGGTACCTGAAGGACTTGGAAGTCTATGATTTACAAGGTCTGCATGCTCGCCTAAACTAA
- the leuE gene encoding leucine efflux protein LeuE, whose product MFGHALGITDLWTYVFGVVFIILLPGPNSMYVLSLAAQRGVRAGYRAACGVFLGDTVLMVLSAAGVASLLKANPLLFSVVKYGGAAYLLYIGLGMLRGAWRKLARPADAGADAPRAVDGERPFRKALVVSLLNPKAILFFISFFIQFVDPAYAHPALTFVVLGAIAQLASFVYLSTLIFTGARLADHFRRRRKLAAGASGGVGGLFVGFSVKLALATMS is encoded by the coding sequence ATGTTCGGTCACGCACTCGGCATCACGGATCTCTGGACCTACGTGTTCGGCGTGGTGTTCATCATTCTGCTGCCGGGGCCGAACTCGATGTATGTGCTGTCGCTCGCCGCGCAGCGCGGCGTGAGAGCCGGCTACCGCGCCGCGTGCGGCGTGTTCCTTGGCGACACCGTGCTGATGGTGCTGTCCGCCGCGGGCGTCGCGTCGCTCCTGAAGGCGAACCCGCTGCTGTTCTCGGTCGTCAAGTACGGCGGCGCCGCGTACCTGCTGTACATCGGGCTCGGCATGCTGCGCGGCGCGTGGCGCAAGCTCGCGCGGCCCGCTGACGCGGGCGCCGATGCGCCGCGCGCGGTCGACGGCGAGCGGCCGTTTCGCAAGGCGCTCGTCGTGAGCCTCCTGAATCCGAAGGCGATCCTGTTCTTCATCTCGTTCTTCATCCAGTTCGTCGATCCGGCCTACGCGCATCCGGCGCTGACGTTCGTCGTGCTGGGCGCGATCGCGCAACTCGCGAGCTTCGTGTATCTGAGCACGCTGATCTTCACGGGCGCGCGCCTCGCCGATCACTTCCGCCGCCGCCGCAAGCTCGCGGCGGGCGCGTCGGGCGGCGTGGGCGGCCTGTTCGTCGGCTTTTCCGTGAAGCTCGCGCTCGCGACAATGAGCTGA
- the greA gene encoding transcription elongation factor GreA, protein MSTIPLTKRGADQLRDELQRLKSVERPAVINAIAEARAQGDLSENAEYDAAKEKQGFIEGRIAEIESKLSAAQIIDPTVVDADGRVVFAATVELEDLETGDTVKYQIVGDDEADLDHGLISVSSPIARALIGKSEGDVAAVQAPSGVREYEIISVLYI, encoded by the coding sequence ATGAGCACCATTCCGTTGACGAAGCGTGGCGCAGATCAACTGCGCGATGAACTGCAGCGCCTGAAGTCTGTCGAGCGGCCGGCCGTCATCAACGCGATCGCCGAGGCGCGCGCGCAGGGTGACTTGTCCGAGAACGCCGAATACGATGCCGCGAAGGAAAAGCAAGGTTTCATCGAGGGTCGCATCGCAGAAATCGAATCGAAGCTGTCGGCTGCGCAGATCATCGATCCGACGGTCGTCGATGCCGACGGCCGTGTGGTGTTCGCCGCGACGGTCGAGCTCGAGGATCTCGAGACGGGCGACACGGTCAAGTATCAGATCGTCGGCGACGACGAAGCCGATCTCGATCACGGCCTGATTTCGGTCAGCTCGCCGATCGCGCGCGCGCTGATCGGCAAGTCCGAAGGCGACGTCGCGGCGGTGCAGGCGCCGAGCGGCGTGCGCGAGTACGAAATCATCTCGGTGCTGTACATCTGA